Within Methanoculleus horonobensis, the genomic segment GAACCCCCCGAAGCCTCCCCGATAAGAAGAGGATCCGGCAGGCGTACTCGGCGATCGAGGTGTAGATGTACGCCTCGTCGAGCGTTTTTCCGGCTGCAAACGTCCCGTGTCCCCGGACGATGACGATATGGCCGCCGCGGAGCGCCCCGGCGACGTTCTCTGCGATCTCGTCGGTCCCGGGATTCCCGGCGACGACCGGGATCTCGGGGCAGAGCATCCCTCCCTCGTTGTCGGCCGGCCGGACGAGGTCGGTATCGAGCGAGGCTGCGACGGCATGAACCGGGTGGGCATGGACAATGGCGGAATGGGGCGTCTCCCGGTAGACCGCACGGTGGACACGGTACTCGCTCGATGCCTCGCGCGGGGCGTCGCCCGCATCCGGGACAAAGACCGGCGTCTCCCCCGCGTCGAGGTACGCGCCGGTCCGGGTGATATTAAAGCCGCCCGGTCCCCGGACGCTCATGTTCCCGAAATTCGCTCCGACGAGCCCTTCCAGAAAGAGCCTCTTTCCAATCCGTTCGAACTCCCGATCCAGCATTTAAAGCACCCTGTTTTTCGTATAGAATGGTTTGGCGCGCTCGGGGATATGTGCATGCCGCTTGGGGCACGGGGGCGGGG encodes:
- a CDS encoding aldolase, whose protein sequence is MLDREFERIGKRLFLEGLVGANFGNMSVRGPGGFNITRTGAYLDAGETPVFVPDAGDAPREASSEYRVHRAVYRETPHSAIVHAHPVHAVAASLDTDLVRPADNEGGMLCPEIPVVAGNPGTDEIAENVAGALRGGHIVIVRGHGTFAAGKTLDEAYIYTSIAEYACRILFLSGRLRGVL